The nucleotide window AAAACCGCCGGAGATAGCCGCGATGATTTCCTTGTTGTGGGAATCACGGATTTCCAGCTTGCCCGGTTTGAGGGAGGTAATCAAGGGCGCGTGCTGGGACATCACTCCCAGGTAGCCCTCGCTTCCGGGCACCACGATCGATTCGACCGTGTCTTCATAGAGCACTTTTTCCGGTGATACTATCGACAGTTTAAACATAGATCACTACTTCTTCATGTCTTCGGCGTTCTGCCGGGCTTCATCGATGTTACCAACCATATAGAAAGCCTGTTCGGGCATATCATCGCACTTGCCCTCGATAAGTTCCTTGAAGCTCTCGATCGTCTCCTTGAGCGGGACATATTTACCCGGACGGCCGGTAAAGACCTCGGCCACGAAGAACGGCTGAGACAGGAACCGCTGAATCTTACGAGCGCGTGACACAGTCAGCTTGTCCTCTTCGGAGAGTTCGTCGATACCGAGAATGGCGATGATGTCCTGCAGATCTTTGTAACGCTGAAGGATCTGCTGTACTTCGCGAGCTACGCGGTAATGTTCCTCACCGCAGACATTGGGATCCAGAATCCTGGAGGTCGAATCGAGCGGATCGACCGCCGGATAGATACCCAGCTCCGTCAGCTTACGAGACAGCACCGTGGTAGCGTCGAGATGCGCGAAAGTTGTCGCCGGAGCAGGGTCTGTCAAGTCATCCGCGGGCACATAAATCGCCTGCACCGAGGTAATCGAACCGGCCTTGGTGGAGGTGATTCGCTCCTGCAATGCACCCATCTCGTTGGCCAGGGTCGGCTGGTAGCCCACCGCCGACGGCATACGACCCAGAAGCGCTGACACCTCGGATCCGGCCTGCACGAAACGGAAGATGTTGTCGACGAACAGGAGCACGTCCAGATGCATCTCATCGCGGAAATACTCCGCCATGGTCAGTCCCGACAGCCCCACACGCAGACGGGCTCCCGGAGGCTGGTTCATCTGTCCAAAGACCATGCACATCTTGTCGATAACGCCTGAC belongs to Candidatus Zixiibacteriota bacterium and includes:
- the atpD gene encoding F0F1 ATP synthase subunit beta, with translation MAEKNIGKVLQVIGATVDCEFDSDNLPNILNAIKIVDKENNIDLTVEAALHIGDNIVRCIALASTDGLVRGMNAEDTGQPIAVPVGEVVLGRVFDLLGDPIDQLDPVPADSPRRPIHHPPPTFQDQNIETQIFETGIKVIDLLEPYAKGGKVGLFGGAGVGKTVIIQELIRSIAAEHGGYSVFCGVGERTREGNDLWLEMKESGVIDKMCMVFGQMNQPPGARLRVGLSGLTMAEYFRDEMHLDVLLFVDNIFRFVQAGSEVSALLGRMPSAVGYQPTLANEMGALQERITSTKAGSITSVQAIYVPADDLTDPAPATTFAHLDATTVLSRKLTELGIYPAVDPLDSTSRILDPNVCGEEHYRVAREVQQILQRYKDLQDIIAILGIDELSEEDKLTVSRARKIQRFLSQPFFVAEVFTGRPGKYVPLKETIESFKELIEGKCDDMPEQAFYMVGNIDEARQNAEDMKK